The Victivallis sp. Marseille-Q1083 DNA window CATCATCCGTTCACGACCGCTGAAGTGGATCAACTGACGATCGGCGGGGTGAAATACGCCGGCAGGGTGCATGCCGACGGCATTGCGCTGGACCGCGAACACGACATCCTTTATTTTCATCCGCTTTCCGGCTATACGCTGTACGGCATTCCGACCGGACAGCTGATCGAGCGCCGGATTGATGAGAAAAATATTTTCAAGCTGAAAACGCCCGCGCCCGACGGCATGATCATGGCGGAAAACGGCGACCTTATTATGGGGGACCTGGAAAAGAATGCGATTGTTTACCTGACGCCGGACCGGAAGGAATTGCGGACTCTGGCGGCCGATGGCGGTATTTGCTGGCCGGATACCTTCGCGATCTATGACGGCTTTCTGTATTTTACCAACTCGCGCATTCATGAAGCGCAGGGGGATATTTCGCGGATGGTATTTTCCGTCGACCGGGTTGCACTGCCGGATAACCAGAAAATTTTTGAGAAGGAGGGAGCGTTATGAAAGTACTGTTGCTGAATGGAAGCCCGCACCGGGATGGTTGTGTATTCACCGCGCTGAGCGAGGTCGCCGAGGCGTTGCGGAGCAATGGCGTGGAATCGGAATTCTTTCAGATCGGCAACCGGGCGGTCCAGGGCTGTATCGGCTGTCTGCACTGTGCCGACGGCAACGACGGCTGCGTATTCAAGGAGCCGCTTTATACCGAGCTGGTGGCGCAATGCCGGGGCTGTGACGGCATTGTGATCGGGGCGCCGGTTTATTATGCCGGACCGCCGGGAAGCCTCTGTGCGCTCCTCGACCGGTTGTTCTTTTCGGCGGGAAAATATTTGAAATATAAGCCGGGCGCCTGTGTGGTCAACTGCCGGCGCGGCGGAGCGAGCGCCGCTTTCGACCGGCTGAACAAATATTTTACGATCAATCAGATGCCGGTGGCGTCATCGCAGTATTGGAACTCGACGCACGGTTTTACGCCCGACGAAGTCCGCCGTGATCTGGAAGGGCTGCAGACGATGCGGACGCTCGGCAACAACCTGGCTTATCTGTTGAAGAGTGTTGCGAAGGCGGAGGTGGTACGTCCGGAACCGGAAGAACCGGTCTATACCAATTTTATCGGAACGACTCAATAGTACGGCATTTCTTGCAACCGTAAAGTGACGCCTTGCTCCATCTGGGAGGA harbors:
- a CDS encoding flavodoxin family protein — translated: MKVLLLNGSPHRDGCVFTALSEVAEALRSNGVESEFFQIGNRAVQGCIGCLHCADGNDGCVFKEPLYTELVAQCRGCDGIVIGAPVYYAGPPGSLCALLDRLFFSAGKYLKYKPGACVVNCRRGGASAAFDRLNKYFTINQMPVASSQYWNSTHGFTPDEVRRDLEGLQTMRTLGNNLAYLLKSVAKAEVVRPEPEEPVYTNFIGTTQ